In one Inquilinus sp. Marseille-Q2685 genomic region, the following are encoded:
- a CDS encoding DMT family transporter: MAAIGAQKLDGRTEGGHGPGILLFFLGMSLFTFNDALGKWLVADYTVGQVLLIRSIGAFILLLPWVIRGFRGLLTPDQPWMNLLRVVLMAAEVATFYFAVRGLPLADVMTFYMAAPLIVTALSVPLLGEKVGPRRWAAVLIGFVGVLIVLRPTGAALSSSALIALAGATLFSLILIVPRRVRHTGGLGLITYQIVGTGLAGAATVPFAWVPPTPFDWALLLGLGVVAMGAHLCMNKALSLAPAAVVAPYQYSTIVIAAALGWAVWGDVPTTNIVVGNLVIIASGLFIYYRERQLKGE; this comes from the coding sequence ATGGCGGCGATCGGCGCCCAGAAGCTGGACGGTCGGACGGAAGGCGGGCACGGGCCCGGCATCCTGCTGTTCTTCCTCGGCATGTCGCTGTTCACCTTCAACGACGCGCTGGGCAAGTGGCTGGTCGCCGACTACACGGTCGGCCAGGTGCTGCTGATCCGCAGCATCGGCGCCTTCATCCTGCTGCTGCCCTGGGTGATCCGCGGCTTCCGCGGCCTGCTGACGCCCGACCAGCCCTGGATGAACCTGCTGCGCGTCGTCCTGATGGCGGCCGAGGTCGCGACCTTCTACTTCGCCGTGCGCGGCCTGCCGCTGGCCGACGTGATGACCTTCTACATGGCCGCGCCCCTGATCGTGACCGCGCTGTCGGTGCCGCTGCTGGGCGAGAAGGTCGGGCCCCGGCGCTGGGCGGCGGTGCTGATCGGCTTCGTCGGCGTGCTGATCGTGCTGCGCCCGACAGGGGCGGCGCTGTCCTCCTCGGCCCTGATCGCGCTGGCCGGCGCTACCCTGTTCAGCCTGATCCTGATCGTCCCCCGCCGCGTCCGTCACACCGGCGGGCTGGGCCTGATCACGTACCAGATCGTCGGCACCGGCCTGGCCGGCGCCGCCACCGTGCCCTTCGCCTGGGTGCCGCCGACTCCGTTCGACTGGGCGCTGCTGCTCGGCCTCGGCGTGGTGGCGATGGGCGCCCATCTGTGCATGAACAAGGCGCTGTCGCTGGCCCCGGCCGCGGTGGTGGCGCCCTACCAGTACTCCACCATCGTCATCGCCGCGGCGCTCGGCTGGGCGGTCTGGGGCGACGTGCCGACGACCAACATCGTCGTCGGCAACCTGGTGATCATCGCCTCCGGCCTGTTCATCTACTACCGCGAGCGGCAGCTGAAGGGGGAGTAG
- a CDS encoding tetratricopeptide repeat protein has translation MPYLGILIYACQLGCLVHALRTGRPNIWFYILLFAPGLGIAAYLLVELLPEWLNLRPVRDARKQLVDSVDPERRLRALRQLHEDQPSTANKVPLAEELMHLGRPAEALPLLEEAMVGLHADDPTFGRLRAEALLMLGRPQDAIDVLAEVAETNPEAADSKRRLIRARALCMMGRYDDGVTLLRALLPIFAGEEVRAWLARAEAERGDRAAAETLWREILTRAGKSTRSYRAINKTWIDEAREGLGQPA, from the coding sequence ATGCCGTATCTCGGCATTCTCATCTATGCCTGCCAGCTCGGCTGCCTGGTCCACGCGCTGCGCACCGGCCGGCCGAACATCTGGTTCTACATCCTGCTGTTCGCCCCGGGGCTGGGCATCGCCGCCTATCTGCTGGTCGAGCTGCTGCCGGAATGGCTGAACCTGCGGCCGGTGCGCGACGCACGCAAGCAGCTGGTCGATTCGGTCGATCCGGAACGGCGGCTGCGCGCCCTGCGCCAACTGCACGAAGATCAGCCCAGCACGGCCAACAAGGTGCCGCTGGCGGAGGAGCTGATGCATCTCGGTCGCCCGGCGGAGGCCCTGCCGCTGCTGGAGGAGGCGATGGTCGGGCTGCATGCCGACGACCCGACCTTCGGCCGGCTGCGGGCCGAGGCGCTGCTGATGCTCGGCCGGCCGCAGGATGCGATCGACGTGCTGGCCGAGGTCGCCGAGACCAATCCGGAGGCCGCGGATTCCAAGCGCCGGCTGATCCGGGCGCGGGCCCTGTGCATGATGGGCCGCTACGACGACGGCGTGACCCTGCTGCGCGCTCTGCTGCCGATCTTCGCCGGCGAGGAGGTCCGCGCCTGGCTGGCCCGGGCCGAGGCGGAGCGCGGCGACCGCGCCGCCGCCGAGACGCTGTGGCGCGAGATCCTGACCCGCGCCGGCAAATCGACGCGCAGCTACCGGGCGATCAACAAGACCTGGATCGACGAGGCACGGGAAGGGCTCGGCCAGCCCGCCTGA
- a CDS encoding polyprenyl synthetase family protein, which translates to MAETGAQVERVLDRLLPKPQAGEPPLAEAMRYASLGGGKRLRPFLVVSSSRLFGVAESCALRVGAAVEMIHCYSLVHDDLPAMDNDDLRRGKPTTHKAYDEATAILAGDALLTQAFEVLADSETHADPKVRIALVAALARAAGAAGMVGGQALDMQAEQTPLTEIGSITRLQRLKTGALFEFSCEAGAILGKVEDSRRGALQAYAHDMGLAFQIADDLLDVRGRAEEIGKTPGKDQAAGKATFVSILGLERAESQARMLADQACRHLDVFGDRAEALRAVARFVVERKA; encoded by the coding sequence ATGGCCGAGACGGGCGCGCAGGTCGAGCGCGTCCTGGACCGCCTGCTGCCCAAGCCCCAGGCCGGGGAGCCGCCGCTGGCCGAGGCCATGCGCTACGCCTCGCTGGGCGGCGGCAAGCGGCTGCGCCCGTTCCTGGTGGTGTCGTCCTCGCGGCTGTTCGGCGTCGCCGAGAGCTGCGCGCTGCGCGTCGGCGCGGCGGTGGAGATGATCCATTGCTACTCGCTGGTCCATGACGACCTGCCGGCGATGGACAATGACGACCTGCGCCGCGGCAAGCCGACCACGCACAAGGCCTATGACGAGGCCACCGCGATCCTGGCCGGCGACGCGCTCCTGACCCAGGCCTTCGAGGTGCTGGCCGACAGCGAGACCCATGCCGACCCGAAGGTCCGCATCGCCCTCGTCGCCGCCCTGGCCCGGGCGGCCGGCGCCGCCGGCATGGTCGGCGGCCAGGCGCTGGACATGCAGGCCGAGCAGACGCCGCTGACCGAGATCGGCTCCATCACCCGGCTGCAGCGGCTGAAGACCGGCGCGCTGTTCGAGTTCTCCTGCGAGGCCGGGGCGATCCTCGGCAAGGTCGAGGATTCGCGGCGCGGCGCGCTGCAGGCCTATGCCCACGACATGGGCCTGGCCTTCCAGATCGCCGACGACCTGCTCGACGTCCGCGGCCGGGCCGAGGAGATCGGCAAGACCCCGGGCAAGGACCAGGCGGCGGGCAAGGCGACCTTCGTCTCGATCCTCGGCCTCGAGCGCGCCGAATCCCAGGCCCGGATGCTGGCCGACCAGGCCTGCCGCCATCTCGACGTGTTCGGCGACCGGGCCGAGGCGCTGCGCGCCGTCGCCCGCTTCGTGGTCGAGCGCAAGGCCTGA
- a CDS encoding exodeoxyribonuclease VII small subunit, with the protein MAARPTPADIAGLSFEDALAELETIVRQLEAGQGKLDDNISAYERGALLRAPCEAKLREAQARGEMVSRAADGTVTAQPATFD; encoded by the coding sequence ATGGCCGCCCGCCCCACCCCCGCCGACATCGCAGGCCTGAGCTTCGAGGACGCCCTCGCCGAGCTGGAGACGATCGTCCGACAGCTCGAGGCGGGGCAGGGAAAGCTCGACGACAACATATCGGCCTATGAACGTGGTGCCTTGCTTCGCGCCCCTTGCGAGGCGAAGCTGCGCGAGGCGCAGGCGCGGGGCGAGATGGTCTCGCGCGCCGCCGACGGCACCGTCACCGCCCAACCCGCGACTTTCGATTGA
- a CDS encoding folylpolyglutamate synthase/dihydrofolate synthase family protein, which yields MPDDRAQQVEAALDRLTHLHPKRIDLSLGRTERLLAALGGPQLRLPPVVHVGGTNGKGSTTAFLRAFLEQAGYRVHVYTSPHLVRFHERIRLAGSLIESGALVDLLERVETANAGQPVTFFEATTAAAFLAFAEVPADVVLLEVGLGGRYDSTNVVPRPAATAVTRISMDHMQFLGDTIEAIAAEKAAIAKPGVPMVVAPQQSRAAVSVLTREIESAGAPLHLAGRDWSVESASDGFVLRTAGGERHYPRPALPGDHQFANAATAIRLRDLLAGFDIPEEAVRRGLAAVEWPARLQRLTRGPLPASLPPGWELWLDGGHNDSAGEVLGQWLGGLDPRPLHLVCGMLESKQPREFLQPLAPFVRSIRTVRIPGEDASLPAEAVAGHARAAGLADVAVAEDVEAAVAAAARPGDPPGRGLICGSLYLAGRVLAANG from the coding sequence GTGCCGGATGACCGTGCGCAGCAGGTCGAGGCCGCGCTCGACCGGCTGACCCATCTGCATCCGAAGCGGATCGACCTGTCGCTGGGCCGCACCGAAAGGCTGCTGGCGGCGCTGGGCGGCCCGCAGCTGCGCCTGCCGCCGGTCGTCCATGTCGGCGGCACCAACGGCAAGGGGTCGACCACCGCCTTCCTGCGCGCCTTCCTGGAGCAGGCGGGCTATCGCGTCCATGTCTACACCTCGCCGCATCTGGTCCGCTTCCACGAGCGCATCCGCCTGGCCGGATCGCTGATCGAGAGCGGCGCACTGGTCGACCTGCTGGAGCGGGTCGAGACCGCCAATGCCGGCCAGCCGGTGACCTTCTTCGAGGCGACCACCGCCGCCGCCTTCCTGGCCTTCGCCGAGGTGCCGGCCGATGTGGTGCTGCTCGAGGTCGGACTCGGCGGGCGCTACGACAGCACCAATGTGGTGCCGCGCCCGGCCGCGACCGCGGTCACCCGCATCTCCATGGACCACATGCAGTTCCTGGGCGACACGATCGAGGCGATCGCGGCGGAGAAGGCGGCCATCGCCAAGCCCGGCGTGCCGATGGTGGTGGCGCCGCAGCAGAGCCGTGCGGCCGTGTCCGTGCTGACCCGCGAGATCGAATCGGCCGGGGCGCCGCTGCACCTCGCCGGCCGCGACTGGTCGGTCGAGTCGGCCTCCGACGGCTTCGTCCTGCGCACCGCCGGCGGCGAGCGGCACTATCCGCGGCCAGCGCTGCCCGGCGACCATCAGTTCGCCAACGCCGCCACCGCGATCCGCCTGCGCGATCTGCTGGCCGGTTTCGACATCCCGGAGGAGGCGGTGCGCCGCGGCCTCGCCGCGGTCGAATGGCCGGCGCGGCTGCAGCGCCTGACCCGCGGCCCGCTGCCCGCGTCGCTGCCGCCGGGCTGGGAGCTTTGGCTCGACGGCGGCCACAACGACAGCGCCGGCGAGGTGCTCGGGCAGTGGCTCGGCGGGCTCGACCCGCGGCCGCTGCACCTGGTCTGCGGCATGCTGGAAAGCAAGCAGCCGCGGGAGTTCCTGCAACCCCTGGCGCCCTTCGTCCGGTCGATCCGCACCGTGCGGATCCCCGGCGAGGACGCCAGCCTGCCGGCCGAGGCCGTCGCCGGCCACGCCCGCGCCGCCGGCCTGGCCGATGTCGCGGTGGCCGAGGATGTCGAAGCCGCCGTCGCCGCCGCGGCCCGGCCCGGCGACCCGCCCGGCCGGGGGCTGATCTGCGGCTCGCTGTATCTCGCCGGCCGGGTGCTCGCCGCCAACGGCTGA
- the accD gene encoding acetyl-CoA carboxylase, carboxyltransferase subunit beta: MNWLTNYIRPKIRALVSSSRPETPDNLWTKCPNCEAMLFHRDLEANLHVCQHCGHHMRLSPTKRLAMLFDDGKYETIELPKPAVDPLKFRDTERYTDRLKKAQAKSGASDAIVVAHGKMGGRDAVIAAFDFGFMGGSMGMAVGEGLVAAAKLAVMQHAPLVVVPASGGARMQEGILSLMQMPRSIIAVEQVKEAGLPYIVVLTDPTTGGVTASFAMVGDIHIAERGSQIGFAGARVIEETIRETLPEGFQRAEYLLDHGMVDVVVTRKELRETLIRTLGHLTGGLHPATADIVVDPADIAAAAAIEGEPAYRAG; the protein is encoded by the coding sequence ATGAACTGGCTGACCAACTACATCCGCCCGAAGATCCGGGCCCTCGTCTCCTCGTCCCGGCCGGAGACGCCGGACAATCTGTGGACGAAGTGCCCGAATTGCGAGGCGATGCTGTTCCACCGCGACCTGGAGGCCAACCTCCATGTCTGCCAGCATTGCGGCCACCACATGCGCCTGTCGCCGACCAAGCGGCTGGCCATGCTGTTCGACGACGGCAAGTACGAGACCATCGAGCTGCCGAAGCCGGCCGTGGACCCGCTCAAGTTCCGCGACACCGAGCGCTACACCGACCGGCTGAAGAAGGCGCAGGCCAAGAGCGGCGCCAGCGACGCCATCGTCGTCGCCCACGGCAAGATGGGCGGCCGCGACGCTGTGATCGCCGCCTTCGACTTCGGCTTCATGGGCGGGTCGATGGGCATGGCGGTGGGCGAGGGGCTGGTCGCCGCCGCGAAGCTGGCGGTGATGCAGCACGCGCCGCTGGTCGTGGTGCCGGCCTCGGGCGGCGCCCGCATGCAGGAAGGCATCCTGTCGCTGATGCAGATGCCGCGCTCGATCATCGCGGTCGAGCAGGTCAAGGAAGCCGGCCTGCCCTATATCGTGGTGCTGACCGACCCGACCACGGGCGGCGTCACCGCCTCCTTCGCCATGGTCGGCGACATCCATATCGCCGAGCGCGGCTCGCAGATCGGCTTCGCCGGCGCCCGGGTGATCGAGGAGACCATCCGCGAGACCCTGCCGGAGGGCTTCCAGCGCGCCGAATACCTGCTCGACCACGGCATGGTCGACGTGGTGGTGACGCGCAAGGAGCTGCGCGAGACGCTGATCCGCACCCTCGGCCACCTGACGGGCGGGCTGCATCCGGCCACGGCCGACATCGTGGTCGACCCGGCCGACATCGCGGCCGCGGCCGCGATCGAGGGCGAGCCCGCCTATCGTGCCGGATGA
- a CDS encoding AbrB/MazE/SpoVT family DNA-binding domain-containing protein: MMTLLTVTTKGQVTLRKELLQHLGVAPGDKITVDLLPDGRAEIRSAKASGTIEDFFGCLAGPGTPRLSIEEINEATAAAWAGET, translated from the coding sequence ATGATGACGCTCCTGACCGTCACGACAAAAGGCCAAGTGACCTTGCGCAAGGAGTTGCTGCAGCATCTCGGTGTGGCACCCGGGGACAAGATCACTGTCGACCTGCTTCCCGACGGCCGTGCCGAGATTCGGTCGGCAAAGGCATCCGGCACCATCGAAGACTTCTTCGGATGCCTCGCTGGACCAGGAACACCAAGGCTGTCGATCGAGGAGATCAACGAAGCCACCGCCGCGGCATGGGCCGGTGAGACGTGA
- a CDS encoding type II toxin-antitoxin system VapC family toxin, protein MKIIADTNLLIRVATRDDPAQAALAEASLREAHSVAVTTVTLCEFAWVLTRTYKKPSSDVSRAIRQLLTISSVTVDRPAVDAGLAILETGGDFADGVIAFEGRRLGGEVFVTFDRKAAATIDSTGTTALLLSEA, encoded by the coding sequence GTGAAGATCATCGCCGACACCAATCTGCTGATCCGAGTCGCAACACGCGACGATCCGGCGCAGGCGGCGCTGGCGGAGGCATCGCTTCGCGAAGCTCATAGCGTTGCCGTCACGACCGTGACGCTTTGCGAATTCGCTTGGGTCCTCACACGCACCTACAAGAAGCCGTCAAGCGACGTCAGCCGGGCAATACGCCAGCTACTGACGATATCGAGCGTGACAGTCGACAGGCCGGCCGTCGATGCCGGCCTGGCCATTCTGGAAACCGGCGGTGACTTCGCCGACGGCGTTATCGCCTTCGAAGGACGTCGTCTGGGCGGTGAGGTGTTCGTGACCTTCGACCGCAAGGCGGCCGCGACGATCGACTCCACCGGCACGACGGCGTTGCTTTTATCCGAAGCCTGA
- the trpA gene encoding tryptophan synthase subunit alpha: MTRIAARFAELKAQNRAALVAFVTAGDPDPETSFRILEGLPEAGADLIEIGMPFTDPMADGPAIQAAGLRALAAGMTLAKTLDLVRRFRTGDRATPVVLMGYYNPIYSYGVERFLADAKAAGVDGLIVVDLPPEEDAELCLPALAAGIDFIRLATPTTDDARLPAVLANTSGFIYYVSVTGITGAAAANAAAVQPAVDRLRRHTDLPVAVGFGIRTPEAAAAIARIADAAVVGSAIVEEIRHSLHADGRPTAATVELPLALVRRLAEGVRGAR; the protein is encoded by the coding sequence ATGACCCGCATCGCCGCGCGCTTCGCCGAGCTGAAGGCGCAGAACCGGGCCGCCCTGGTCGCCTTCGTCACCGCCGGCGATCCGGACCCGGAGACCAGCTTCAGGATTCTCGAAGGCCTGCCCGAGGCCGGCGCCGACCTGATCGAGATCGGCATGCCCTTCACCGATCCCATGGCCGACGGCCCGGCGATCCAGGCGGCCGGGCTGCGGGCGCTGGCCGCCGGCATGACGCTGGCGAAGACGCTGGACCTGGTCCGCCGCTTCCGTACCGGCGACCGGGCCACGCCGGTGGTGCTGATGGGCTACTACAATCCGATCTACTCCTACGGGGTCGAGCGCTTCCTGGCCGACGCCAAGGCCGCCGGGGTGGACGGGCTGATCGTGGTCGACCTGCCGCCGGAGGAGGATGCCGAGCTGTGCCTGCCGGCGCTCGCGGCGGGGATCGACTTCATCCGCCTGGCGACGCCGACCACCGACGACGCCCGGCTGCCGGCGGTGCTCGCGAACACCTCCGGCTTCATCTACTACGTCTCGGTCACCGGCATCACCGGCGCGGCCGCGGCCAACGCGGCGGCGGTGCAGCCGGCGGTCGACCGGCTGCGGCGCCACACCGACCTGCCGGTGGCGGTGGGCTTCGGCATCCGCACCCCGGAGGCGGCGGCCGCCATCGCCCGCATCGCCGACGCCGCCGTGGTCGGCTCCGCCATCGTCGAGGAGATCCGCCATTCGCTGCATGCCGACGGCCGCCCGACCGCGGCCACGGTCGAATTGCCGCTGGCGCTGGTGCGCCGCCTGGCCGAGGGCGTGCGCGGGGCGCGGTGA
- the trpB gene encoding tryptophan synthase subunit beta: MTETAPFQPRPNSFRTGPDENGRFGLYGGRFVAETLMPLILEVERAYASARKDAEFASELRYYLTHYVGRPSPLYFAERITEHLGGARVYFKREELNHTGAHKINNCMGQVLLARRMGKTRIIAETGAGQHGVATATVCALFGLPCTIYMGEVDIERQKPNVFRMKLLGAEVVPVVSGSRTLKDAMNEALRDWVTNVEDTFYIIGTVAGPHPYPLLVRDFQSVIGNETREQIMQAEGRMPDTLVAAIGGGSNALGLFHPFLDMPEVAIHGVEAAGHGLESGKHAASLTGGRPGVLHGNRTYLLQTEDGQIEEAHSISAGLDYPGIGPEHAWLHDVGRVKYVSVTDKEALEAFQLCARLEGIIPALESAHALAHVMKIAPDLPQDNLLVMCLSGRGDKDIFTVADALGVQI; encoded by the coding sequence TTGACCGAGACCGCACCCTTCCAGCCCCGTCCGAACAGCTTCCGCACGGGCCCGGACGAGAACGGCCGCTTCGGCCTCTATGGCGGCCGCTTCGTCGCCGAGACGCTGATGCCGCTGATCCTGGAGGTCGAGCGCGCCTACGCCTCGGCCCGCAAGGACGCCGAATTCGCCAGCGAGCTGCGCTATTACCTGACGCATTACGTCGGCCGGCCCAGCCCGCTCTACTTCGCCGAGCGGATCACCGAGCATCTCGGCGGCGCTCGCGTCTACTTCAAGCGCGAGGAGCTGAACCACACCGGCGCGCACAAGATCAACAACTGCATGGGCCAGGTGCTGCTGGCCCGGCGCATGGGCAAGACCCGGATCATCGCCGAGACCGGCGCCGGCCAGCACGGCGTCGCCACCGCCACGGTCTGCGCCCTGTTCGGCCTGCCCTGCACCATCTATATGGGCGAGGTCGACATCGAGCGGCAGAAGCCGAACGTGTTCCGGATGAAGCTCCTGGGCGCTGAGGTGGTGCCCGTCGTCTCCGGCAGCCGCACGCTGAAGGACGCGATGAACGAGGCCCTGCGCGACTGGGTCACCAATGTCGAGGACACCTTCTACATCATCGGCACGGTCGCCGGCCCGCACCCCTATCCGCTGCTGGTGCGCGACTTCCAGTCGGTGATCGGCAACGAGACGCGCGAGCAGATCATGCAGGCCGAAGGCCGCATGCCGGACACGCTGGTGGCGGCGATCGGCGGCGGGTCCAACGCCCTCGGCCTGTTCCACCCCTTCCTCGACATGCCCGAGGTCGCGATCCATGGCGTCGAGGCGGCGGGCCACGGCCTCGAGAGCGGCAAGCACGCGGCGTCGCTGACCGGCGGCCGGCCCGGCGTGCTGCACGGCAACCGCACCTATCTGCTGCAGACCGAGGACGGCCAGATCGAGGAGGCTCATTCGATCTCCGCCGGTCTCGACTATCCCGGCATCGGGCCGGAGCACGCCTGGCTGCACGATGTCGGCCGGGTGAAATACGTCTCGGTGACCGATAAGGAGGCGCTGGAGGCGTTCCAGCTCTGCGCCCGGCTCGAGGGCATCATCCCGGCGCTCGAATCGGCGCATGCGCTGGCGCATGTGATGAAGATCGCGCCCGACCTGCCCCAGGACAACCTGCTCGTCATGTGCCTCAGCGGCCGCGGCGACAAGGACATCTTCACCGTCGCCGACGCGCTCGGAGTGCAGATCTGA
- a CDS encoding phosphoribosylanthranilate isomerase, translating to MTIEAKICGIRTPEVLEAAAKHGARWVGFNFYPPSPRSVAPDLGAELARMVPTGLRSVGLFVDPTEDELGAVLGRVPLDVIQLHGSETPERVAEIRGRWAMPVMKAIKIATVEDLAAVPAYEAAADRLLFDAKPPQGVTALPGGNGLAFDWSILSGRTWSKPWMLAGGLTEANVAEAVARTGATTVDVASSIEERPGHKTPERVERFLAAVRALTDAKV from the coding sequence ATGACCATCGAAGCGAAGATCTGCGGCATCCGCACGCCCGAGGTGCTGGAGGCGGCGGCGAAGCACGGGGCCCGCTGGGTCGGCTTCAACTTCTACCCGCCCAGCCCGCGCTCGGTGGCGCCGGATCTGGGCGCCGAGCTGGCCCGGATGGTGCCCACCGGGCTGCGCAGCGTCGGCCTGTTCGTCGACCCGACGGAGGACGAGCTCGGCGCCGTGCTTGGCCGGGTGCCGCTCGATGTCATCCAGCTGCACGGCTCCGAGACGCCGGAGCGGGTGGCGGAGATCCGCGGCCGCTGGGCGATGCCGGTGATGAAGGCGATCAAGATCGCGACCGTCGAGGATCTGGCCGCGGTGCCCGCCTATGAGGCGGCGGCCGACCGCCTGCTGTTCGACGCCAAGCCGCCGCAGGGCGTGACCGCGCTGCCGGGCGGCAACGGCTTGGCCTTCGACTGGTCGATCCTGTCCGGCCGGACCTGGTCGAAGCCCTGGATGCTGGCCGGCGGCCTGACCGAGGCCAATGTCGCCGAGGCCGTCGCCCGCACCGGCGCCACCACGGTCGACGTGGCCTCCAGCATCGAGGAGCGCCCCGGCCACAAGACGCCGGAGCGGGTGGAGCGCTTCCTCGCTGCGGTCCGCGCGCTCACCGACGCCAAGGTCTGA
- the pyrF gene encoding orotidine-5'-phosphate decarboxylase: protein MTTNPVYVAIDAPTLDEAKRLTGLVAGAVGGIKLGLEFFMAEGPDGVRAARPTGVPLFLDIKLHDIPNTVAGAIRSVVPLSPTYITIHASGGRAMMQAAAEAARSEADKLGVPRPKLLGVTVLTSLDVADLEAVGQGVEVSAQVERLARLAESSGLDGVVCSPREIARLRRVLKPSSVLMVPGIRPAGSDAGDQKRVMTPKEAMEAGATHLVIGRPITAAPDPAAAARDIAGQLGLALDAEAAAPKSPVS from the coding sequence ATGACCACGAACCCTGTCTACGTCGCCATCGACGCGCCGACGCTGGACGAGGCGAAGCGCCTGACCGGCCTGGTCGCGGGCGCTGTCGGCGGCATCAAGCTCGGTCTCGAATTCTTCATGGCGGAGGGGCCGGACGGGGTGCGGGCGGCCCGGCCCACCGGCGTGCCGCTGTTCCTCGACATCAAGCTGCACGACATCCCCAACACCGTGGCCGGCGCCATCCGCTCGGTGGTGCCGCTGTCCCCGACCTACATCACCATCCATGCGTCCGGCGGCCGGGCGATGATGCAGGCGGCCGCCGAGGCCGCGCGGAGCGAGGCGGACAAGCTGGGTGTTCCCCGGCCGAAGCTGCTCGGCGTCACCGTGCTGACCAGCCTCGACGTCGCCGACCTCGAGGCGGTGGGGCAGGGGGTGGAGGTCTCGGCCCAGGTCGAGCGCCTGGCCCGGCTGGCCGAATCGAGCGGCCTCGACGGCGTGGTCTGCTCGCCGCGGGAGATTGCGCGGCTGCGCCGGGTTCTCAAGCCGTCCTCGGTGCTGATGGTGCCCGGCATCCGCCCGGCCGGGTCGGATGCGGGCGACCAGAAGCGGGTGATGACGCCGAAGGAGGCGATGGAGGCCGGGGCCACCCATCTCGTCATCGGCCGGCCGATCACCGCCGCCCCGGATCCGGCGGCCGCGGCCCGCGACATCGCCGGCCAGCTCGGCCTGGCGCTTGATGCCGAGGCCGCGGCCCCTAAATCTCCGGTATCATGA
- a CDS encoding FAD-binding oxidoreductase, producing the protein MTSIVVGAGVMGLAAAWHLARAGEAVTLLERGPIPNPSAASWDNHRLIRALYPGSPGYTRMAMDAYAAWDEVWDAAGVCHYENCGSVAFSRAEGDWADGCRAPLDALGAAYELLPPDELARRFPFLIPDGIRWGLFTPEGGVLFADRIVATLVDLCRAAGVTLRPDAPVRAVDAGAGTVTLASGEMLRAESVVVTAGAWVGGLFPDLAGRLTPYRQLVVYLDPPAEHAAAWAAAPGIIDCGFPDDHWAIPPVGGTRLKIGVGAWKRRADPEADPAVAAGEAEAFRERWRPVLRSLDDYRILEARPCRYIFTADSRFVLERRGRAWLVSPCSGHGFKFGALIGRAVADGVLGRRAVDELTSWAAGHLPAEGDRA; encoded by the coding sequence ATGACCAGCATCGTCGTCGGCGCCGGGGTGATGGGGCTGGCCGCCGCCTGGCACCTGGCCCGGGCCGGAGAGGCCGTCACGCTGCTGGAGCGAGGGCCGATCCCCAATCCTTCGGCCGCGTCCTGGGACAATCATCGGCTGATCCGCGCCCTCTATCCCGGCTCGCCCGGCTACACCCGCATGGCGATGGACGCCTATGCCGCCTGGGACGAGGTCTGGGACGCCGCCGGGGTATGCCACTACGAGAATTGCGGCTCGGTCGCCTTCAGCCGGGCCGAGGGCGACTGGGCCGATGGCTGCCGCGCCCCGCTCGACGCGCTCGGCGCCGCCTATGAGCTGCTGCCGCCGGACGAGCTGGCGCGCCGCTTCCCGTTCCTGATCCCGGACGGCATCCGCTGGGGCCTGTTCACGCCCGAGGGCGGCGTGCTGTTCGCCGACCGCATCGTCGCGACCCTGGTCGATCTGTGCCGCGCCGCCGGCGTGACGCTGCGGCCGGACGCGCCGGTCCGGGCGGTCGATGCCGGGGCCGGCACCGTCACCCTGGCCTCTGGCGAGATGCTGCGCGCCGAATCGGTCGTGGTCACGGCCGGCGCCTGGGTCGGCGGACTGTTCCCGGACCTGGCCGGGCGGCTCACCCCCTACCGTCAGCTGGTGGTCTATCTCGACCCGCCGGCGGAGCACGCCGCCGCCTGGGCCGCGGCGCCGGGCATCATCGATTGCGGCTTCCCGGACGACCATTGGGCGATCCCGCCGGTCGGCGGCACCCGGCTGAAGATCGGTGTCGGCGCCTGGAAGCGCCGGGCCGACCCCGAGGCCGATCCCGCCGTGGCTGCGGGGGAGGCGGAGGCCTTCCGCGAGCGCTGGCGCCCGGTGCTGCGCAGCCTTGACGACTATCGCATTCTCGAAGCCCGCCCCTGCCGCTATATCTTCACCGCGGACAGCCGCTTCGTGCTGGAGCGGCGCGGCCGGGCCTGGCTGGTCAGCCCCTGCTCGGGGCACGGCTTCAAGTTCGGGGCGCTGATCGGCCGGGCGGTGGCCGACGGCGTGCTCGGCCGGCGCGCCGTCGACGAGCTGACGTCCTGGGCGGCCGGCCACCTGCCGGCGGAGGGAGATCGAGCATGA